One part of the Lachnospiraceae bacterium JLR.KK002 genome encodes these proteins:
- a CDS encoding helix-turn-helix transcriptional regulator, which produces MNIGERIKQRRTELGLSVDEVASRLGKNRATIYRYENNNIENFPITVLEPLAKILNTTPAYLMGWEKEMFTSISKELKISTEALYSINAFSLTIDKKTEYSMMDIFNAMVIHKNFYEIVKEMLLYISRSEDEWQKMIDYLSDSNIMKSVSKDSIKAFCRSNITDKFEKLIFDILSSDINSFDKVIKRDSNKNITLKTKPQKKNLTFSTINRTNDIKTTKEIDNFDNISNDSTAGNRHENTELAKEFFTDPNEARKYLEMHQIAAFNGIKNLSDESIIQMANIAKSRSTNLGEKNEGDINRRTI; this is translated from the coding sequence ATGAATATAGGAGAACGAATAAAACAGCGAAGAACTGAACTGGGATTGTCTGTAGATGAAGTTGCTTCTCGTCTTGGAAAAAATCGTGCCACAATATATAGATATGAAAATAACAATATAGAAAATTTTCCCATTACTGTCCTGGAACCGCTTGCAAAAATATTAAATACTACTCCTGCTTATTTAATGGGATGGGAAAAAGAAATGTTTACAAGTATTTCAAAAGAATTAAAAATCTCGACAGAAGCTCTATATTCTATAAACGCATTTTCACTTACTATTGATAAAAAAACTGAATATTCTATGATGGACATATTTAATGCCATGGTAATACACAAAAATTTTTATGAAATTGTAAAGGAAATGCTTTTATACATTTCTCGCTCAGAAGATGAATGGCAAAAAATGATAGACTATCTTAGTGATAGCAATATTATGAAATCAGTAAGTAAGGATTCTATAAAAGCATTTTGCCGCTCAAATATTACTGATAAATTTGAAAAATTAATTTTTGACATTTTAAGTTCAGATATTAACAGCTTTGATAAAGTAATAAAAAGAGATAGCAACAAAAATATTACTCTCAAGACCAAACCACAAAAGAAAAATCTTACTTTTAGTACCATAAACAGAACAAATGATATTAAAACCACAAAAGAGATAGATAATTTCGATAATATTTCAAATGATTCTACTGCAGGTAACAGACATGAAAACACCGAATTGGCAAAAGAATTTTTTACTGACCCAAACGAAGCCAGAAAATATTTAGAAATGCATCAGATAGCTGCATTTAACGGCATTAAAAATTTATCCGATGAATCAATTATTCAAATGGCAAATATTGCAAAAAGCCGCAGTACAAATTTAGG